Proteins from one Gimesia maris genomic window:
- a CDS encoding deoxyribodipyrimidine photo-lyase, protein MTVPEIRIRPLNQASLQKNGDYVLYWMIANRRTRYNYSLQRAVELSKELNKPLLVFEALRCGYEWASDRLHRFVLQGMVDNRDSLQDSPVGYYCYVEPKAGHGSGLLSALATKACAVVTDDFPCFFIPQMLKSVAPRLSVRLEAIDSNGLLPLRAASQIYPTAYAFRRFLHKALPDHLDQTPKINPLSHIDLPEFSSLPAKILERWPMASDQLLQATPEVLADLPLDHQVGPADFDGGMKAASKTLKQFLNVRFERYAEERNLPEEEVTSGLSPYLHFGHISVHEVFKRVADREDWNAAKVIDQKATGKRAGWWQMSETAEGFLDELITWRELGYNMCWQRDDYDQYESLPDWARTTLEEHAADKRDPCYTLEEFEQARTHDELWNAAQTQLVTEGRMHNYMRMLWGKKILHWSKSPQAALEIMMHLNNKYAVDGRNPNSYSGIFWCLGRYDRAWGPERPIFGKIRYMTCENTARKFSVDGYLERFSKEKRQGSLFD, encoded by the coding sequence ATGACCGTTCCCGAAATACGAATTCGTCCGCTTAACCAGGCTTCTCTGCAAAAAAACGGTGATTACGTTCTGTACTGGATGATCGCCAATCGGCGGACCCGCTACAACTACAGTCTGCAGCGGGCTGTGGAACTCAGCAAAGAACTCAACAAACCTCTGCTTGTCTTCGAAGCACTGCGCTGCGGCTACGAATGGGCTAGCGATCGCCTGCATCGATTCGTCCTGCAGGGGATGGTCGACAATCGGGACAGTTTACAGGACAGCCCCGTGGGTTATTACTGTTACGTGGAACCGAAAGCCGGCCATGGTTCAGGACTGCTGTCGGCTTTGGCAACAAAGGCCTGCGCTGTTGTCACTGATGACTTCCCCTGTTTTTTCATTCCCCAGATGCTGAAGTCGGTCGCCCCCCGATTGTCCGTGCGACTGGAAGCCATTGATTCCAACGGTCTCTTGCCGCTGCGAGCCGCTTCTCAGATTTATCCGACCGCGTACGCGTTCCGCCGCTTTCTGCACAAAGCGCTGCCAGACCACCTGGATCAGACTCCTAAAATCAACCCACTGTCCCACATCGATCTTCCCGAATTTTCCTCGTTGCCCGCAAAAATCCTGGAACGCTGGCCGATGGCATCGGATCAATTATTACAGGCAACTCCCGAAGTCCTGGCTGACCTGCCCCTTGATCATCAGGTCGGACCGGCAGATTTTGATGGAGGAATGAAGGCTGCGAGCAAAACGCTCAAACAGTTTCTCAATGTGCGCTTCGAACGTTACGCTGAAGAACGGAATCTGCCGGAAGAAGAAGTTACCAGCGGGCTCTCCCCTTACCTGCATTTCGGGCATATCTCTGTGCATGAAGTTTTTAAACGGGTCGCCGATCGGGAAGATTGGAACGCTGCAAAAGTAATCGATCAGAAAGCGACCGGCAAACGGGCGGGCTGGTGGCAGATGAGTGAAACCGCCGAGGGATTTCTGGACGAACTGATCACCTGGCGCGAACTGGGTTATAACATGTGCTGGCAGCGCGACGACTATGACCAGTATGAGTCACTGCCCGACTGGGCACGGACCACACTCGAGGAACATGCTGCTGATAAACGTGACCCGTGTTATACATTGGAAGAATTCGAACAAGCCCGCACTCACGATGAACTCTGGAACGCTGCCCAGACGCAACTGGTTACGGAAGGACGCATGCATAATTACATGCGGATGCTCTGGGGCAAAAAAATTCTGCACTGGTCGAAATCTCCCCAGGCGGCGCTGGAGATTATGATGCACCTCAACAACAAATACGCGGTCGATGGTCGGAACCCGAATTCCTATTCGGGCATCTTCTGGTGTTTAGGTCGTTATGATCGTGCCTGGGGCCCCGAACGACCGATCTTCGGAAAAATTCGCTATATGACCTGCGAAAACACGGCCCGCAAATTCAGCGTAGATGGTTACCTGGAACGTTTCAGCAAAGAAAAGCGGCAAGGCTCTCTGTTCGATTGA
- a CDS encoding alpha/beta hydrolase — translation MRLSYQLVWGLLFLLVGCASLGPLSPLVPVERTLVYQPSPFPEPGSLPENLPFEDAWFEAEDGTRLHGWFLGHPKPRAVALFCHGNAGNIVSRGETLKILQERHGLAIMTFDYRGYGKSEGKPSERGILQDARAARAWLASRAGVEETEIVLMGRSLGGAVAVDLAAQDGARGLVLASTFSSLPDAAAHHMPWMFPNLNMTQRLNSAGKIGNYSGPLLQSHGDKDLLIPIELGRKLFDAAGEPKQFFVLPGAGHNDPQPEEYRRVFDEFIASLPPAGTQ, via the coding sequence ATGCGCCTATCTTATCAACTCGTGTGGGGGCTGCTTTTCCTGCTGGTGGGTTGTGCCTCCCTGGGGCCGCTGTCCCCACTGGTTCCGGTGGAACGTACGCTCGTTTACCAGCCCAGTCCGTTTCCCGAACCGGGTTCGCTTCCAGAGAACCTCCCTTTTGAAGATGCCTGGTTCGAAGCAGAGGACGGGACGCGGCTGCATGGCTGGTTTCTGGGACACCCGAAACCACGTGCGGTGGCGCTGTTCTGTCATGGCAACGCGGGGAACATCGTCAGTCGAGGCGAAACATTAAAGATCCTGCAGGAGCGTCATGGCCTCGCGATCATGACTTTTGATTATCGGGGATACGGCAAGAGCGAGGGCAAACCGAGCGAACGCGGTATCTTGCAGGATGCGCGTGCGGCCCGCGCCTGGCTGGCTTCGCGTGCTGGTGTTGAGGAAACGGAAATCGTACTCATGGGCCGTTCGCTGGGAGGAGCGGTCGCCGTGGATCTGGCGGCGCAAGACGGCGCGCGGGGGCTGGTTCTTGCCAGCACATTCTCATCTCTTCCTGATGCCGCGGCTCACCATATGCCGTGGATGTTTCCGAACCTGAATATGACGCAGCGATTGAACTCGGCCGGAAAGATCGGGAACTATTCGGGACCTCTCCTACAGAGCCATGGCGACAAAGATCTATTGATCCCAATCGAACTGGGGCGGAAGCTGTTCGACGCAGCCGGGGAGCCAAAACAGTTCTTCGTCCTGCCAGGAGCAGGGCACAACGATCCTCAACCGGAGGAGTACCGCCGCGTTTTCGACGAGTTCATCGCGTCACTGCCTCCAGCTGGCACTCAATAA
- a CDS encoding PQQ-binding-like beta-propeller repeat protein: protein MQSPLPFPLASLILALIPALTLSADPGPADWSQWRGPNRDGLIKGTEFPDSLSDQSLTQVWKIPLGPGYSGPIVTADRVFVTETIDEKMEVVSALDRATGKLIWKQEWPGAISVPFFAKANGDWIRATPAYDGERLYVAGIRDVLVCLNAESGEVLWRIDFVEKLKTPPPAFGFASSPLIVGDAVYVQAGGGLCKVDKLTGAIKWRALDNGGGMFGSAFSSPYYATLNGVPQLIVQTRTTLTGVNPADGAVYWQQDIPAFRGMNILTPTVHENSVFTSSYGGKSFLYTPDKSGDSAAPEEIWTNKAQGYMSSPLIIDGFIYLHLRNQRFTCIDLKTGETRWTTTPYGKYWSMVTDGDKILALDQTGDLLLINANPEKFELLDRRKVADDSWAHIAVSGNELFIRALDHLAVYRWNTSDTEK, encoded by the coding sequence ATGCAGTCGCCTCTCCCCTTTCCACTGGCCAGTTTGATTCTCGCACTGATACCTGCATTGACTCTCTCAGCAGACCCCGGCCCAGCGGACTGGTCTCAGTGGCGAGGGCCGAACCGCGATGGTCTCATCAAGGGGACAGAGTTCCCTGACAGCCTGTCTGATCAATCTCTGACCCAGGTTTGGAAAATCCCGCTCGGTCCGGGTTACTCGGGCCCCATTGTCACTGCGGATCGTGTGTTTGTAACGGAAACCATTGATGAGAAAATGGAGGTCGTCAGTGCATTGGATCGCGCGACTGGCAAACTGATCTGGAAACAGGAGTGGCCCGGCGCCATCAGTGTTCCCTTCTTTGCCAAAGCCAACGGGGACTGGATTCGGGCAACCCCCGCTTATGATGGCGAACGACTCTACGTCGCCGGCATCCGTGATGTTCTCGTCTGCCTGAATGCAGAGAGCGGCGAGGTGCTCTGGCGGATTGATTTTGTGGAAAAACTGAAAACGCCTCCCCCCGCTTTCGGGTTTGCTTCTTCGCCTCTCATTGTGGGCGATGCCGTTTATGTCCAGGCAGGCGGTGGTTTGTGTAAGGTCGACAAACTGACCGGCGCGATCAAATGGCGGGCCCTTGACAATGGGGGCGGCATGTTTGGCAGTGCCTTTTCCTCACCTTATTACGCCACCCTGAATGGGGTTCCGCAGTTGATTGTTCAGACCCGCACGACACTGACCGGCGTCAATCCCGCTGATGGGGCTGTTTACTGGCAACAGGACATTCCCGCCTTTCGAGGCATGAATATTCTGACTCCCACAGTGCACGAGAATTCCGTATTCACCAGCAGCTACGGCGGCAAGTCTTTTCTTTATACTCCTGACAAGTCGGGCGACTCCGCGGCCCCTGAGGAAATCTGGACCAACAAAGCCCAGGGCTACATGTCCTCTCCGCTGATCATTGACGGTTTCATTTACCTGCATCTGCGGAATCAGCGTTTCACCTGTATAGATCTCAAGACGGGCGAAACCCGCTGGACCACGACCCCCTATGGAAAATACTGGAGCATGGTCACCGATGGTGATAAAATACTGGCACTCGATCAAACCGGTGACCTGCTGTTGATCAATGCGAACCCGGAAAAGTTTGAACTGCTGGATCGGCGCAAAGTAGCCGACGATTCGTGGGCGCACATTGCGGTCAGCGGCAATGAACTTTTCATTCGTGCACTGGATCATCTCGCCGTCTATCGCTGGAACACCTCGGATACCGAAAAATAA
- a CDS encoding bifunctional SulP family inorganic anion transporter/carbonic anhydrase — translation MSDARLSGYPLTYLPRDLTAGLVVFLVALPLCLGIALASGAPLFSGLVSGIIGGIVVGSISGSSTSVSGPAAGLTAIVIAQIAALGSFEAFLLAVMLGGVIQIVLGIVKAGSLSAFFPSSVIKGLLAAIGVILILKQIPHVVGHDSDPEGEMSFTQPDKQNTFSEILTVFEGDIHYGAAVVGLSSIALLVLWGRIKMLKNSVIPGPLMVVLLGVSLHILFQRTGGPWAIEASHLVQIPVAETAGDLLTFLKFPDFTQWANPAIYVAAATIAIVASLETLLNLEAVDKLDPENRNSPSSRELIAQGVGNVTAGMIGGLPVTSVIVRGSVNVNAGAKTKVSCIFHGVLLLISVALIPVYMNMIPLAALAAILLVTGFKLASPALFRQMWSEGRYQFLPFMITLLSIVFTDLLIGILIGLGVSLLFILNSSLRQPIRRIVETHAGGDVLHVELANQVSFLNRAALDTVFNDAPPGTNMLIDASGTDYIDPDILSLIQEFKDKIGPARGMKVSLRGFRKKYQLNDEIQFADYSTRELKDRITPDQVLQILREGNERFYTGNRLSRDLGHQVNATAGEQNPLAVVLSCIDSRVPAELVLDLGIGDIFSVRVAGNVIGNKSLGSIEYGVAVVGVKLVLVLGHTRCGAVTSTVELMCEDDNALQVTGCSHLESIVNEIVPCVDEETCSEIPRMSQDEKERFIDETARRNVCRSVYEIKARSEVLRNLVDAGKVMVVGALYDVKSGKMEFLTDPSAEPEYEQSPQA, via the coding sequence ATGAGCGACGCACGTCTTTCGGGCTATCCCCTTACGTACCTGCCACGCGACCTGACAGCAGGTCTGGTGGTATTTCTTGTGGCACTTCCACTCTGCCTGGGAATTGCCCTGGCTTCCGGGGCGCCGTTGTTTTCGGGCTTGGTATCGGGAATCATCGGTGGAATTGTGGTGGGGTCCATCAGTGGATCCAGCACCAGCGTGAGTGGACCTGCTGCAGGTCTGACGGCCATCGTGATCGCGCAAATTGCCGCCCTGGGTTCTTTTGAAGCGTTTCTGCTTGCTGTCATGCTGGGCGGGGTGATCCAGATTGTGCTGGGGATCGTGAAAGCCGGTTCACTCTCCGCGTTTTTCCCTTCCAGTGTGATCAAGGGGCTGTTGGCTGCCATCGGTGTGATTCTGATTCTGAAACAGATTCCCCATGTTGTGGGACACGATTCCGACCCGGAAGGGGAAATGTCATTCACGCAGCCAGACAAACAGAACACATTTTCTGAAATTCTGACAGTCTTTGAGGGCGATATCCATTATGGAGCCGCTGTCGTCGGATTGTCTTCCATTGCTCTGCTGGTGCTCTGGGGCCGAATTAAAATGCTGAAAAATTCTGTCATCCCTGGCCCGCTGATGGTGGTGCTGCTGGGGGTGAGTCTGCATATTCTGTTTCAGCGCACGGGTGGCCCGTGGGCGATTGAGGCCAGTCACCTGGTGCAAATTCCTGTTGCAGAAACAGCCGGTGATCTGCTGACCTTCCTGAAGTTTCCTGACTTTACTCAGTGGGCTAACCCGGCCATCTATGTGGCTGCAGCGACGATCGCGATCGTCGCTTCTCTGGAAACCCTGTTGAACCTGGAAGCCGTTGATAAGCTCGATCCTGAAAACCGCAATTCGCCCTCCAGTCGTGAGTTGATTGCACAGGGGGTTGGTAACGTGACCGCCGGTATGATTGGCGGCCTGCCTGTGACGTCGGTGATTGTGCGTGGTTCCGTGAATGTGAACGCTGGTGCTAAAACCAAAGTGTCATGTATATTCCATGGAGTTTTGCTGCTGATATCAGTCGCGTTAATCCCCGTTTATATGAATATGATTCCTCTCGCGGCGCTGGCAGCAATTCTGCTGGTCACCGGTTTCAAACTGGCCAGTCCCGCCTTGTTTCGACAGATGTGGAGCGAGGGACGCTACCAGTTTCTGCCCTTCATGATCACGTTACTTTCAATCGTGTTTACCGACCTGTTGATCGGTATTTTAATTGGACTGGGTGTGAGTCTGCTGTTTATTCTGAACAGTAGTCTCCGACAACCGATCCGTCGAATTGTGGAGACACACGCCGGGGGTGATGTTCTGCATGTTGAACTGGCAAACCAGGTCAGCTTTCTGAACCGTGCCGCACTGGACACAGTGTTTAACGATGCCCCTCCCGGCACCAACATGCTGATTGATGCCAGCGGCACGGATTATATTGACCCGGATATTTTAAGTCTGATCCAGGAGTTCAAGGATAAAATCGGCCCCGCGCGAGGGATGAAAGTCAGTTTGCGCGGTTTCCGTAAAAAGTATCAGTTGAATGACGAAATCCAGTTCGCTGACTATTCCACGCGTGAACTGAAAGACCGGATTACACCGGATCAGGTCCTGCAGATTTTACGTGAAGGGAACGAGCGGTTCTATACCGGCAATCGACTCTCACGCGACCTGGGGCATCAGGTTAATGCCACTGCGGGTGAACAGAATCCGCTGGCGGTCGTTTTAAGTTGTATCGATTCGCGCGTCCCCGCGGAACTGGTGCTCGACCTGGGGATTGGTGATATTTTCAGCGTGCGTGTTGCTGGAAACGTGATCGGGAATAAATCGCTGGGCAGTATCGAATATGGTGTCGCTGTCGTCGGCGTGAAACTGGTGCTGGTGCTGGGGCACACCCGCTGCGGAGCCGTCACTTCCACAGTGGAACTGATGTGCGAAGATGATAATGCCTTGCAAGTCACAGGTTGTTCACACCTGGAATCGATTGTCAATGAAATTGTTCCCTGTGTCGACGAAGAAACCTGCTCGGAAATCCCTCGGATGAGCCAGGATGAAAAGGAACGGTTTATCGACGAAACGGCACGACGTAACGTCTGTCGCAGCGTATACGAGATAAAGGCCCGCAGCGAAGTCCTTCGTAACCTCGTCGATGCCGGCAAGGTCATGGTGGTTGGTGCGCTTTACGACGTAAAAAGCGGCAAAATGGAATTCCTGACCGATCCGTCAGCGGAACCGGAATATGAGCAATCACCGCAGGCTTAA
- a CDS encoding class I SAM-dependent methyltransferase — protein sequence MNRHLFQGTVPYYARYRVPYPQALLLQVCEQAPLTGSGRLLDLGCGTGELAIRLASRFEEVLAVDPDAEMLAAAQQKAREQQATNIQWRNQSAEQFSTEPDSFELITIGAAFHWMDRPVMAPRIRSWLQPQQPLVIMGYTSIWSGNADWHPLVREVVKRWHGEKRRAGTGEFNNLAAPHELVLLDAGYQLEEIKYEHPQTWTLDDLLGNLYSTSFASPAVLREKQPDFEADLRATLLDFNPNGVYEEQMMFYALIAFPHS from the coding sequence TTGAACAGACATCTATTCCAGGGAACGGTTCCCTACTATGCGCGTTACCGCGTTCCCTATCCACAGGCACTTCTGTTACAGGTCTGCGAGCAGGCCCCACTGACAGGCTCCGGCCGACTGCTGGACCTGGGCTGTGGCACGGGTGAACTCGCGATCCGTCTGGCGTCCCGCTTTGAGGAAGTGCTTGCTGTTGACCCTGATGCAGAGATGCTGGCAGCCGCACAGCAGAAAGCAAGGGAGCAACAGGCCACTAACATTCAGTGGCGCAATCAAAGCGCCGAGCAGTTCTCCACGGAGCCGGATTCATTCGAGTTGATCACGATCGGTGCCGCCTTCCACTGGATGGATCGGCCCGTCATGGCGCCGCGCATCCGCAGTTGGCTCCAGCCGCAGCAGCCCCTGGTCATCATGGGTTACACCAGTATCTGGAGCGGCAATGCCGACTGGCATCCGCTGGTTCGCGAGGTCGTCAAACGCTGGCATGGCGAAAAACGGCGTGCCGGCACGGGTGAATTCAACAATCTCGCGGCTCCGCACGAACTGGTCTTACTCGACGCCGGTTACCAACTGGAAGAAATCAAATACGAGCATCCGCAAACCTGGACGCTGGACGATCTGTTGGGCAATCTGTACTCGACCTCTTTCGCCTCCCCCGCCGTTCTGAGAGAGAAGCAACCCGACTTTGAAGCCGACCTGCGAGCCACCCTGCTCGACTTCAACCCCAACGGCGTCTATGAAGAACAGATGATGTTTTACGCGCTGATTGCTTTCCCTCATTCATGA